Proteins encoded by one window of Streptomyces clavuligerus:
- a CDS encoding ferritin-like fold-containing protein, with translation METPDNAADPTDHAEHTDHAEPADTTEHTGIAAQDWATASAQPQYRAAVVDLLGALAYGELAAFERLAEDAKLAPTLGDKAELATMATAEFHHFERLRDRLAAIDVDPTAAMEPFAQALDDFHRQTAPSDWLEGLVKAYVGDSIASDFYREVAARLDSDTRALVMAVLDDTGHGHFAVEKVTAAIEADPRVGGRLALWARRLMGEALSQAQRVVAERDALSTMLVGGVADGFDLAAVGEMFTRITKAHTQRMAALGLAA, from the coding sequence ATGGAGACGCCTGACAACGCCGCTGATCCCACCGATCACGCAGAGCACACAGATCACGCAGAGCCTGCCGATACCACCGAGCACACCGGAATCGCCGCCCAGGACTGGGCGACGGCGTCCGCGCAGCCCCAGTACCGCGCCGCCGTCGTGGATCTCCTCGGCGCGCTCGCCTATGGCGAGCTGGCCGCCTTTGAACGGCTCGCCGAGGACGCGAAGCTGGCTCCGACCCTCGGTGACAAGGCGGAGCTGGCCACGATGGCCACGGCGGAGTTCCACCACTTCGAGCGCTTGCGGGACCGGCTGGCCGCGATCGACGTCGACCCGACGGCCGCGATGGAGCCCTTCGCGCAGGCGCTGGACGACTTCCACCGTCAGACCGCCCCGTCGGACTGGCTGGAGGGCCTGGTCAAGGCGTACGTGGGCGACTCGATCGCCAGCGACTTCTACCGGGAGGTCGCGGCCCGGCTGGACTCCGACACGCGCGCCCTGGTGATGGCGGTGCTCGACGACACGGGCCACGGCCATTTCGCGGTCGAGAAGGTGACCGCCGCGATCGAGGCCGACCCCCGGGTGGGCGGACGGCTCGCCCTGTGGGCGCGCAGGCTGATGGGTGAGGCGCTCTCCCAGGCGCAGCGTGTCGTCGCCGAGCGGGACGCGCTCTCGACGATGCTGGTCGGCGGTGTGGCGGACGGCTTCGACCTCGCCGCCGTGGGCGAGATGTTCACCCGGATCACCAAGGCCCACACCCAGCGGATGGCGGCTCTGGGGCTCGCCGCCTGA
- a CDS encoding alpha/beta fold hydrolase, with product MSRPPTFVPPVCAESRTLRTSRGEFAVLDARPRAGDHRGTALLLPGFTGSKEDFIAMLAPLAAAGYRVVAVDGRGQYETEGPDDERAYAQEELARDVLAQARAVGGDGPLHLLGHSLGGQISRAAVLLDPSPFRTLTVMSSGPARISPAQRERVRLLSDALAVMGMAEVWEAMQALDPPEETATDGEDLRRRWMLTDPRQLVATGRQLSTEPDRVDALAALDTLPKHVISGERDDTWPVEQLDEMARRLGARRTVISGAEHSPNTDRPEETAAATAAFWDAHTPRTDPPSGR from the coding sequence ATGAGCAGGCCGCCCACCTTTGTGCCCCCCGTATGCGCCGAGTCCCGCACGCTGCGGACCTCCCGGGGGGAGTTCGCCGTCCTGGACGCCCGGCCCAGAGCGGGCGACCACCGGGGGACGGCGCTGCTGCTGCCCGGCTTCACGGGCAGCAAGGAGGACTTCATCGCCATGCTCGCGCCCCTCGCCGCCGCCGGATACCGGGTGGTCGCCGTGGACGGCCGGGGGCAGTACGAGACCGAGGGCCCCGACGACGAGCGGGCCTACGCCCAGGAGGAGCTGGCCCGCGATGTCCTCGCCCAGGCCAGGGCGGTCGGCGGGGACGGCCCGCTGCATCTGCTCGGGCACTCGCTCGGCGGCCAGATCTCCCGGGCCGCCGTCCTGCTGGACCCTTCCCCGTTCCGCACCCTCACCGTGATGTCCTCGGGTCCGGCCCGGATCTCGCCCGCCCAGCGCGAGCGGGTACGGCTGCTGAGCGACGCGCTGGCCGTGATGGGGATGGCCGAGGTGTGGGAGGCGATGCAGGCCCTCGACCCGCCGGAGGAGACGGCCACCGACGGGGAGGATCTGCGGCGGCGCTGGATGCTCACCGACCCCCGTCAGCTCGTCGCCACCGGACGGCAGCTCTCCACGGAGCCGGACCGGGTGGACGCGCTGGCCGCGCTGGACACGCTGCCCAAGCATGTGATCAGCGGGGAACGGGACGACACCTGGCCCGTGGAGCAGTTGGACGAGATGGCGCGGCGGCTCGGCGCACGGCGCACGGTGATCAGCGGGGCCGAGCACTCCCCCAACACCGACCGGCCCGAGGAGACGGCCGCCGCGACGGCCGCCTTCTGGGACGCGCACACCCCGCGGACGGACCCGCCGTCCGGCCGGTGA
- a CDS encoding DEAD/DEAH box helicase, translating into MTLPVALSGTDVIGQAKTGTGKTLGFGLPLLERVTVPADVEAGRARPDQLSEAPQALVVVPTRELCTQVTNDLLTAGKVRNVRVLAIYGGRAYEPQVEALRKGVDVIVGTPGRLLDLAGQKKLDLSQVRALVLDEADEMLDLGFLPDVEKIIQLLPAKRQTMLFSATMPGAVIGLARRYMSQPTHIRATAPDDEGATVANITQRVYRAHSMDKPEMVSRILQAEGRGLAMIFCRTKRTAADIADQLARRGFASGAVHGDLGQGAREQALRAFRNGKVDVLVCTDVAARGIDVEGVTHVINYQSPEDEKTYLHRVGRTGRAGASGTAVTLVDWDDIPRWQLINKALDLKFPDPVETYSTSPHLFEELGIPAGTKGVLPRAERTRAGLAAEELEDLGETGARGRRSPSAPAPAREERPARTRPPRQRRRTRGGSTVESTGTAAEPQRSTDSPVSPDATAPRTPRRRRRTRAGASSAGIPAAGAPAQAVEKPQAVVEEPTAVATAAEPLPQQAPAAEAVVSAPRRRRTRAVKAVDTVEATVAPVVPAPAPAVDDAPEPEVKPRRTRTVKKAAVKAMETAESTTAAETAEAETKPRRTRTTKKAAEAVETAEATETAVATPRRTRTVKKAAQAVETTEATEAAVSTPRRTRTAKKTAETAVETAEGTEAVKPTTRRRATKATASAEAAVDAPEAEVKPRRTRTVKKAAVKAMETAEGTTAAETVEAETKPRRTRTTKKAAEAVETAEATEAKPRRTRTVKKAAEAVETTEATETAVATPRRTRTAKKTAETAEVTDGTEVKPRRTRATAKKAAPKTAAAPTEG; encoded by the coding sequence ATGACGCTCCCCGTCGCGCTCTCCGGCACCGATGTCATCGGCCAGGCCAAGACCGGCACCGGCAAGACCCTCGGTTTCGGTCTGCCGCTGCTGGAGCGCGTCACCGTCCCCGCGGACGTCGAGGCGGGCCGGGCCCGGCCCGACCAGCTCTCCGAGGCCCCCCAGGCGCTTGTCGTCGTCCCCACCCGAGAACTGTGCACCCAGGTCACCAACGACCTGCTCACGGCCGGCAAGGTCCGCAATGTGCGGGTTCTCGCGATCTACGGCGGCCGGGCGTACGAGCCCCAGGTGGAGGCCCTGAGGAAGGGCGTCGATGTGATCGTCGGCACCCCGGGCCGACTGCTCGACCTCGCGGGCCAGAAGAAGCTCGACCTCTCGCAGGTGCGCGCGCTGGTCCTGGACGAGGCCGACGAAATGCTCGACCTGGGCTTCCTCCCCGATGTCGAGAAGATCATCCAGCTGCTGCCCGCCAAGCGGCAGACGATGCTCTTCTCGGCGACGATGCCGGGCGCGGTGATCGGTCTCGCCCGCCGCTACATGTCGCAGCCCACGCACATCCGCGCCACCGCGCCGGACGACGAGGGCGCGACCGTCGCCAACATCACCCAGCGGGTCTACCGCGCCCACTCCATGGACAAGCCGGAGATGGTCTCCCGCATTCTCCAGGCCGAGGGCCGGGGACTGGCGATGATCTTCTGCCGGACCAAGCGCACGGCCGCGGACATCGCCGATCAGCTCGCCCGCCGGGGCTTCGCCTCCGGCGCGGTCCACGGCGACCTCGGCCAGGGCGCGCGCGAGCAGGCGCTGCGGGCGTTCCGCAACGGCAAGGTGGACGTGCTGGTCTGCACCGACGTCGCCGCGCGCGGTATCGATGTCGAGGGTGTGACCCACGTCATCAACTACCAGTCGCCCGAGGACGAGAAGACCTATCTCCACCGGGTCGGCCGCACCGGGCGCGCGGGCGCGTCGGGTACCGCGGTCACGCTGGTGGACTGGGACGACATCCCGCGCTGGCAGCTCATCAACAAGGCGCTGGACCTGAAGTTCCCCGATCCGGTCGAGACGTACTCCACCTCGCCGCACCTCTTCGAGGAGCTGGGCATCCCGGCGGGCACCAAGGGTGTGCTGCCGCGTGCCGAGCGGACCCGGGCGGGTCTGGCGGCGGAGGAGCTGGAGGACCTGGGCGAGACCGGGGCACGGGGCCGCAGGTCGCCCTCGGCCCCGGCCCCGGCCCGGGAGGAGCGCCCCGCGCGCACCCGGCCCCCGCGCCAGCGCCGCCGTACCCGTGGGGGCAGCACGGTGGAGTCGACGGGGACGGCGGCCGAGCCGCAGCGTTCCACGGACTCCCCGGTGAGCCCGGACGCCACGGCTCCGCGTACGCCCAGGCGCCGTCGCCGCACCCGTGCGGGCGCGTCGTCGGCGGGCATTCCGGCGGCGGGCGCTCCGGCGCAGGCCGTCGAGAAGCCGCAGGCCGTCGTCGAGGAGCCCACGGCCGTGGCGACGGCCGCCGAGCCGCTGCCGCAGCAGGCTCCCGCCGCCGAGGCCGTGGTGTCGGCGCCGCGCCGCCGCCGCACCCGTGCGGTGAAGGCCGTGGACACGGTGGAGGCGACCGTCGCCCCCGTCGTGCCCGCCCCGGCCCCCGCCGTCGATGACGCGCCGGAGCCCGAGGTCAAGCCGCGCCGTACCCGTACGGTCAAGAAGGCCGCAGTCAAGGCCATGGAGACCGCCGAGAGCACCACGGCCGCCGAGACCGCCGAGGCCGAGACCAAGCCGAGGCGCACCCGGACGACGAAGAAGGCAGCCGAGGCCGTCGAAACGGCCGAAGCCACCGAGACCGCCGTCGCGACGCCCCGCCGTACCCGGACGGTCAAGAAGGCAGCCCAGGCCGTCGAGACGACCGAAGCCACCGAGGCCGCAGTGTCGACGCCGCGCCGCACCCGCACCGCCAAGAAGACGGCGGAGACGGCCGTGGAGACGGCGGAGGGCACGGAGGCCGTGAAGCCGACGACACGCCGCCGTGCCACGAAGGCGACGGCGAGTGCCGAGGCGGCCGTCGACGCCCCCGAGGCCGAGGTCAAGCCGCGCCGTACCCGTACGGTCAAGAAGGCCGCGGTCAAGGCCATGGAGACCGCCGAGGGCACCACGGCCGCCGAGACCGTCGAGGCCGAGACCAAGCCGCGCCGCACCCGGACGACGAAGAAGGCGGCCGAGGCCGTCGAAACGGCCGAAGCCACCGAGGCCAAGCCGCGCCGCACCCGGACCGTCAAGAAGGCAGCCGAGGCCGTCGAGACGACCGAAGCCACCGAGACCGCCGTCGCGACGCCCCGCCGCACCCGCACCGCCAAGAAGACGGCGGAGACGGCCGAGGTCACGGACGGCACCGAGGTCAAGCCGCGGCGCACCCGTGCCACGGCCAAGAAGGCGGCGCCGAAGACGGCCGCCGCTCCGACCGAGGGCTGA
- a CDS encoding LysR family transcriptional regulator, producing MYQLRTFREVARLGSFTKAARSLGYAQSSISAHIRALEAHIGFKLLQRMPHGVRLTAAGEIFQDHVLRIFHVMDEMASALNPTGEMEGRATVGASALLLETRMGPLVRECRHRYPHVRVSPRQLTIAGTADAVRTGAVDMALIHGDNGFDEPLPIGVMIKDLPPLEVVPVGRAALARGGEPGAVPAAARVLVVDPDCVSHQVLATSLREVHGIDAPMVEAGSVGGARELARSGYGIAMLPAEAVCRGEECHGLAVVPGLPRVRLGVRALWADRAMSAVAAVCGVAERIGREHQAVEFA from the coding sequence ATGTATCAGCTGCGCACGTTCCGGGAAGTCGCCCGGCTGGGCAGCTTCACCAAAGCGGCCCGGAGCCTGGGGTACGCGCAGTCGAGTATCAGCGCGCATATCAGGGCACTGGAGGCCCATATCGGTTTCAAGCTGTTACAGCGGATGCCGCACGGCGTACGACTCACCGCGGCGGGCGAGATATTCCAGGATCACGTTCTCCGTATTTTCCATGTGATGGACGAGATGGCGAGCGCGCTGAACCCCACCGGCGAGATGGAGGGCCGGGCGACCGTGGGCGCGTCCGCCCTGCTGCTGGAGACACGGATGGGCCCGCTGGTCCGGGAGTGCCGCCACCGCTACCCCCATGTCCGGGTCTCGCCCCGGCAGCTCACGATCGCCGGCACGGCCGACGCGGTGCGCACGGGGGCCGTGGACATGGCCCTGATCCACGGCGACAACGGCTTCGACGAGCCCCTGCCGATCGGAGTCATGATCAAGGATCTGCCGCCGCTGGAGGTGGTCCCCGTGGGCCGGGCCGCCCTCGCCCGCGGCGGGGAACCGGGTGCCGTCCCGGCCGCCGCGCGAGTGCTGGTCGTGGACCCCGACTGCGTCTCCCACCAGGTGCTCGCCACCAGCCTGCGGGAGGTCCACGGCATCGACGCGCCGATGGTCGAGGCCGGTTCGGTGGGCGGCGCGCGGGAGCTGGCCCGCAGCGGCTACGGCATCGCCATGCTGCCCGCCGAGGCCGTGTGCCGGGGCGAGGAGTGCCATGGGCTGGCCGTCGTCCCGGGGCTGCCCCGGGTGCGGCTGGGGGTGCGCGCGCTCTGGGCCGACCGGGCGATGTCCGCGGTGGCCGCGGTGTGCGGTGTCGCCGAGCGGATCGGCCGGGAGCACCAGGCCGTGGAGTTCGCCTGA